CATTCGGGTCAAACAACATTTAAAAGAATCTGAACTAATATAATTGGGCAAAAAACACATGTCAATTCTGCAGTCGCACGGTATACTATAGAACATGACCATAAAATGGAGAGGTTAGCGGCGCTCAAATATGGGTAAGGGGCACTCATATCTGTATTCATTGATatatatgtgaaaggaggctgcaacattttttttcacagaatgtggccacaTGGGgtatgaaagggctcaattagtactcttcgaagctggttctatatttgatattgggtgaatcataggggagtgagagctcaaaatatgacctccaaaaaaaggaataggtcttgttctcagaacctacccaaccgaaaaatctcaaaaaaatcacagtggtgcacctctactaaatctaggcctcaaaatacatccggttccgatatcagcacaattaaagttaataatagtatattttcacattttagaaatttatccggcaaCCCCCtttgtgttcatcccagaagtattaaattttgcacgggtgtaacgaagaacatagtgcacaagttgttcaagtttgaagaaaatccaattattatagagggtgaaactgccagtttttgtgaatttcgtacattccacaacatgtatgacgtcatcatcacatttcaattGATCAATACCGTAATGAAatcagttcttatgaatggggaattattttgttttagttttttagttatttaacaACCCTACATGTGTATGCAGGCATATAAtacatgcgtgctaatgaactttgcgggtagtgcctaattcagatagatatatttgtacattaaaccagccgtatctaatatacgtactatatgtgtacatatgtaagcttttgtgcacgaagtaaatcggaaatatggatacgatcactttatatacgtgcatatatatgtacagtattcgaaataggcagtttctttgtttaggttgaggataatatctatggctgtaatatatcTTCTAGTTTGGAAGAgaacgaatgaatgaatgatgaaggaatatgttggatttgtagctatatagggatagaaaaatgtacgttgaaCTTCCGTTGTATGCCAAGTGCCCGGAGGGCAACCAACTCGGCAGCCATTTTGAAAGAGTAGACTCCACTGCACTACTCAAAGCgtcacctatccactgctaattccgctttccgatcacagtgccaACGTACCTACGTACGTACGTATCTACAAAGATTTCAATTTTGAAGAGAAGGAATAATTATCAGTATTTGAAGGAGTGTTAACATTGGCTTCGAAACGGTCGTCATCTCATTGTTGCCTATCTTTAGCATCTAGCATACTGCAGTGCGGCAGTGGAAAGTTTTTCGTTGAATGAACCACAAAAACTATGAAAAAAATCCATCCGAAAACattgatgattgattgattgatgagaTCAAGAAGTCAGTTGTGGCCTATAAGAACGCCATAGGATCTGATTTACTGTGAAAAGGTAGATAGATGAATCTAAAGAGCTAAGAAGATTGTTGCGAGCGGACATGAACACGACGTATTGGACCGTTATTGTTACAAAGTACGAGCCATGCAGCGTTACGCCTCCCGTGGAAAAGGGAATTCCACCATTTTGTTGATCAAGTAAGCGGGAGTTGCCACAAATATAATGCTACCGTATCACGAACTGCCCCTTCCAATAAAAATTAACTGTTGTGGCCCCTGCGAGACTCTACATCACACTCCCCGAAGCTCCTGCTGAGTTTTTGCTTTCACTCATTTGTAAatcctaaacaagtcgggaaaccggaagttggacgcttcaggtatgaaaggttttgtgtatttcttatataaagcgATTTGAGTGTACTTTTGccgcattagaacctagcacgtaatttatgcatatattatgttagaatatccacttttgcgtgatatttacattcaaagtcttaaatttgcacagaaacttATAcatactttgttagtaacagggcgatttccaccaaatccgCCAGGATCATCGTCCATACTATAGCCTATACTGctgcattttgtgattctaggatgaacttaaggcgggttttcccctgccaattactaaaaattatagcaatgtactattcttaactttatttgaacaggtatcggtatggagggtatttcggggcctaggcaccatacagtggcggccttttgatttttgatagtttctgaaaatgggtccgttaaagaaatgatcactttcaacccccacactccctacctttctaacaaatgcccaaactaagaccggctttgaaaagtactaaccgagacctttaatttgataccccacgtgaccatatttgctgaaaaaaaatgtacacccctcttttgcatgtgtggagacccctcttaaattcgatgtaaaaggaccttcctacgaaatttggtgtcaatcgctataaccgtctccgagaaaactgcgtgtgacggacagacagacagcaaatttttaatcattttaataaggttggaggtttacacaaaacctgaaaaaaaagataaagtaATTCTCGAACGCAACGAAAGACACTTTGAATGTCTGCTCGGTATGAAGCCGGCTGGATTGCTATCTGGATTTCCCTGCACCCTCACCTGGACCTCGGATTTCCTCTGCATCTGCACTTCATCGATTACAAATCAATTTATAGTTCAAAGAGGAGTTCGCCAGGTTTACATACCTTATGACATTGGTCTAATGGCTCTacgtttggacaattaggcaaGTAAAACCGGACTCAAAAAGTAACAACGAAAACAAGATCACACTCTTTCTATTTGCATTGATGGGTACAATACCGGGCAAGAAaaaatttatgtatttatagTTTTTCTCAAGGATTCGATAATATGTAATACTAATTAAAAGCCTTAGTTTTAAAGCGTACCGTGCGTCGTTCTCCTCATTCCTTTCCTATTCTGagttaaatatttaataatatttatttttcttccgtAACAGATTTGCCTTTTGGATTTCTAAAAATGTCAACTATAAAGTTTCACTTTAACCTAGAATTAACAATGATAACTGGTGTAGGAAGCCAGTTTTCGTCAGTAAATGGAGATATATACATGGGGATTCTGTAATTACCAGAATTAGTTTTGAACACTTTTTGGTTATGAATATGGCGACATGCAACCTGCAAAATATTTTTCGTAGCAATGTTTTTCGTTAAAATTCTTAACAGTGTAAAAGTAATGAAGGCCGTTAGTTACATTATTGGATTAAGCCACAACTGTTCGTATCCTTACTTATGCATTGATATCCTTGCTTGCCAAATCCCCATAGGAAGTCCTTGCAAAATGCGCAAAATGTGGGTTGCCGGAAGAATTTTGCGACAAATTTGTGGCCATTTATTACGTGTGTTCtattatttgtaaaaaatgtatctgtttatttaaaaataatgaaatacatGCGTAAAAAATGAAGTCAGTGAAAATAACAATACCTTGGCTGCTTAACAGCACCACGGCGCCTGGTAATACTTCGGGCACGTGTTTTTTGGTGGAGCTGTTGCCCAGTATCTTCCCGGGATCCTCGCCTGTTGGGGGATTTTAATAATGGTGAATTTTCACGATTGTAATATCCGTCGTAATTTGAATCATTCCAGTCGTGGCGGTTGGCTAAGTGTTTGTACCGTGACTGAAATATAACAAATGAATATTAGATTTATTAAAAAGCAATGACTAACTGGAAAGCTTCGGGTTTTTTTCCTAACTCTAAGCCAGgccaattttcatatttttttatggtATTAAAATCAGAGAAACACATACATATAAGCAGCCAAATAAAGATcgcaagaagactatatagAGGAGATTCAATTCCCAGCGcattttatggagacggaaatcattgcacatcttcGACCGCGATGGGAATTACGCGACCAAAATTCTAAGAATAAGGGTTGATGTTAGTGCCctatatgtgatgcagtgcattggtgtgtgCCCATGGGGTTGCGATCACATAGCTGCGAGCATGTGGCAGTAGTTGTcataacaatagatattgcacagctgtttatggcttcccaCATCCACGCTataacgaaaggcaaaagttccTTAGAGATTCATTTTGGATTAATTGTATaagatcttaatggaatcactgaTCGAATGGTGCTTTAAAATTCCCCTATGGGACGCTTGGCGGAAGTGTGGAGGAAATCAatagatgcatccaagatcaatcaTTCGGCATCATTTTCTTCTGGGATAGGATGCGCAAACAAAcggaagaaaaccatctagacgACATCGACACATCAATACATTGACCACATGTGCTTTGGGCCACTTACTATCCAATAAATCAATGCGAGGATGGGATTAGCGCGAatatgaacaagtcggaataccgaaagcttgGAGTATAACGATTTTGAGCAGTaccctatgcacgtttttccattcccaACATACATAGCTGATGCGACATCCATACATTCTCTAGAGCTCAACAAACCATCGCAAATGCATATGGGGTATTTGGCTTGTGCAAGTTTGCAAACGCTTGCCACCGACACGATCGACTGTCGGCTTTTTGGACCAATCAAAGGGAATTCGCTTGCCTACTCAGAAAACAATGACGCACTTGTAAACGTGTGACGATGTTTAATCCGCCAAACGTTTGTAGAATTGAGTAGATGTAGAGTTGacgatgcgttttaacgcaaagtgtgggcgaccatgcgaaaatgtattgctatatcccgattgtcgcaaatcaagactgaaacccaccaGACTGtcaccggacaggactcttcggactatagcgcagcttgcaaggataaccactttctgcatctccatgtatagtccagccctaagatcgagcgttttcagcgctttatgtaagttctgcgggactaatcccgtcgctgaaattactactgggactgcttcgatcttttgtaatctccaagtctgcttcatattgtctgccaaggggccctagttccggatttttccgtgctgtttttcaacagtgttccggtccaacggtacggctacatcgattatgaagcacgctcgttcttccttcagaagcagaactagatcgggtctgttatgattaacactgtggtcagtggcaatagtgtgatcccacagtagtttgacctgaccattttccaagattttctgcggagtatacttataataaggatggtaggttgccactaagttatacttcaacggaaggttttgatggagaatcttgcagacagagttatgacgattggtgtactcggtactgcttaacatcctgcacgcagatgttatgtgctggatggtctcctcttcacagttgcataacctacaactggagttggtgattgaggagtcgtgaaaaatgtaccgtttataattttttgttgtttgtgttCCTGacttgaagttaggaatgcttcgatttcatagaaaagtacaccattagtcaaccatttgttggagacttcgatgtcaatgcctgacaacaacaaatttttgatatgacctccgtgaatgggtttctctttccacatgtcgatcttctgttggactcaagtaacattcgacatgggat
The DNA window shown above is from Hermetia illucens chromosome 5, iHerIll2.2.curated.20191125, whole genome shotgun sequence and carries:
- the LOC119657176 gene encoding uncharacterized protein LOC119657176, whose translation is MIFTGAHGRRKAEHDHLRNQEKLRQFRNANRESRYKHLANRHDWNDSNYDGYYNRENSPLLKSPNRRGSREDTGQQLHQKTRARSITRRRGAVKQPRYIFYK